The genomic window GGGGAGGCAGGTGCTGTGGCTGGCTCCCTGGGTGCCCACCTCCTGCTGCCCATGAAGGCCTGGCTCACTCTCCTTTCCCATCTAGGGAGACTGCACGAACTGCCTGTCCCCAAGCCGAGGGGGACACCGAAGCCGTCCGAGGGGTATGTCGATCCCTGAGGGGCTTTCCTGCTTTGGAGGTCCTGGTGGTGGGAATCAGGGTACTCTGGGGCCGGGTAGGGAGAGAGGCTTCCTGTGGATGGGCAGGGCGGGGctcaggaggggaaggagagctgGGCCCACACCCCTTCTCCTGAGGCTCACCCCGGGATTCCTGCGGCCAGTGCCTGGCCCCCTCCCCAGGTCCCTGCTCCTGTGGGCAGTGCCCGGTGCAGGCAGCCACCTCTGGTACCCGTTGCCTCTCCAGGCTCCTTTGCCCTGTaacatgggaggccgaggcttgaTTATAGAGTTGATTTGAGGCTTAGCAGCAGAGTATAGAAAGACCTGGAAAAGCTCAGCTGTAGTACCAGTCCCTCAGGTCCTGCAGCACGGGACCCTGCTTCACGTGGAGGACATCTACTTCAGCTGTTATTTGAGGGCCATGCTTCCCCCATGTGGTCGGTCTGTAGGGAGCCAGGTGGGCCATGGCTGTGCCAGTTGTTAACGTTTACTGAGTCCCTGGCACTGAGCAGGTGCCCCAGTGCCCCGCCCAGTGCTGCActccatagctcactgcatccttacACCAACCCTGTGAGGCAAGGATTATTAAGGTCCCCATTGAGTGGAAAGGGAGACTAATACAGAGGGAGGGCAGGTGACTTTCCCAGGGTACATGGATTGTAGGTGGCAGAGCCCCTGGTCGATCCTTTCCTGGGCTGGGTTAACagcagctctgtgacttgaaggttCACATTCTCTGGGCCTCAAAGGCTGTGACTGTAACATTCCATTTCAGACTGTCCCcatggggatgggggtgggagaagggaaacAGCCGTTTCTCATCCACCCCCTTTGAAGTAGAGTCAAAACTGTCTagagagagaaggaagctgaCCCTTGCCTCTGCTAATGGTTTCTGCTGCTTCCCCCCTCCTCCAGGACACCAGCCCCCAGGAAGGACCCCCCATGGATCACGCTGGTGCAGGCAGAACCAAAGAAGAAGCCAGCCCCACTTCCCCCAAGCAGCAGCCCGGGGCCACCAAGCCAGGACAGCAGGCAGGTGGAGAATGGAGGCACCGAGGAGGTGGCCCAGCCGAGCCCAACGGCCAGCCTGGAGTCCAAACCCTATAACCCctttgaggaggaggaggaggacaaggaggaAGAGGCTCCAGCTGCACCCAGCCTGgccaccagccctgccctgggcCACCCGGAGTCCACACCCAAGTCCCTGCACCCCTGGTACGGCATCACCCCTACCAGCAGCCCCAAGACAAAGAAGCGCCCTGCCCCGCGCGCACCCAGCGCGTCCCCACTGGGTGAGTGCCTTTCCTGGAGCTCTCCTGACAGTCGGAACTCGGGGGTGGGGCCCgggcctggggagggggtgtGGTGGGGCAGAGCCTACCAGGCCAGGCACCACGTGTTTCATGGGTGacttctcatttaatcctagAGCAAACCTGTGAGTAGGTATCGTCACCTCCACTTTgcaggtgaggagactgaggcacagagaggctaagtagtTTGCCTAAAGCCTCTCAGTGCTTAAGCAggagaggcaggatttgaacccacggAGTCTGGCCCGAGTCCATCTCTTCACCCTCCCTGTCGTGCTCGTTAAACGTGCTGTCTAGTGGTGTGCTCAGTGCAGCGAGGGGCTCATGGAAAGGAGGCGTTTGCTTGAATCCTGCCTAACTCTGTCACTGTCGCTGCAGTTCCTGAGCGACCTGGGCTCTCACCTGGCCATGTGTGACCAGGTGTAATGACTCTGACTGTCCCTGAGTCTGTCTGTAGTCCTCCATGTGACATGGTGGCTCAGCTCCAGGCTGCTGGGCCTCCTCCGCCCAGTGCTTCCCCCCTCACCCAGGAACGCTGGAGTTTTTGGCCCTCACCTTCTCCCAGTCTTCTGATACCCTGAGCTGGGTTTTTGGCCCTAACCTTCACCATGGCTGGGTCTGGCCGCCTCTGAGAGTTCCATGGGACCCCCTCTCACAGTGGGGCAAGAGCATGCCAGAGCTGGCAGAGGCAGGTGCTCAGGGGGTCTGAGCGGAGCCCTGGGACCCCAGCTGAGGCTGGCCTGTCTGGGTGGAAGTGGTGGGCAGCTTCAGGGGACAGCAGAGGAGcatgagctctggagtcagataCAGTGGATTCAGTCCCACCCCGTGCTGGGGCGAGTGCCCTCTCCTCTCTAAGCCTGTtgcctcatctggaaaatgcagATAATGTGTTTGGAAGCATCATATCCATCAGCCACGAGGAGATAAATTGGTGCCCGGCAGTGCCTGTCCCAGAGCTGGTGGCTGCGAGGGCTGCGTgctcctcccctctgcctccgCACTGCAGATCAGGGGCAGAGGAGGGGCCACCTCTCTTCCTCTGGCATTCCCAAGGTGGTTTTGCTGTGGGTGCCCTCATGGGGGCTATGGGGAGTGTGGGGAAGTGGAGGCAGCAGGCAGAACGCAAGGCGGGCGGGTTGGACTCGGGTGGCTGGATGCACCTCATGACTTCCGTCCTGCCGGGCGTTTGCTGTTCCCTGGGCCTTGGCCCTGTCTCGATGTGGAGGGCTTGGGTTTCTGGGGCTGCCTGCGGCTCTGTTGAGAGTGGAGCCGGGAGGTGGGGCTGGAAGCCCTTGTGGTGCTCCCCTTGTGAGGTGTCCTGGTGCTCGTCCGCACAGCTCTCCACGCCTCCCGCCTCTCGCACTCGGAGCCGCCCTCGGCCACACCATCGCCAGCGCTCAGCGTGGAGAGCCTGTCGTCTGAGAGCGCCAGCCAGACTGCAGGTGCAGAGCTTCTGGAGCCGCCAGCTGTGCCCAAGAGCTCCTCAGAGCCTGCTGTCCATGCCCCTGGTACCCCTGGAAACCCTGTCAGCCTCTCTACCAactcctccctggcctcctctggGGAACTAGTGGAGCCTAGAGTGGAACAAATGCCTCAAGCCAGCCCTGGCCTTGCCCCCAGGACCAGGGGCAGCTCAGGTCCCCAGCCAGCCAAGCCCTGCAGTGGCGCCACCCCAACGCCTCTCTTGTTGGTTGGAGACAGGAGCCCGGTGCCTTCCCCTGGAAGCTCGTCCCCACAGCTGCAGGTAAAGGTGAGTGCCCCCTCACCCTCACTAAAAGTGACATCCTCTCTAGTGGATGCGGGTCTGGTCTCAGGGCAGAAATGTCCAGggccttttcttaatttttttgagatggagtctctctctgtcacccaggctggagtgcagtggcgcgatcttggctcactgcaagctctgcctcctgggttcacgccattctcctgcctgagcccccaagtagctggtactacaggcgcccaccaccacgcccggctaattttttgtatttttagtagagtggggttTTCACcccgttagccaggatggtctcgatctcctgacctcgtgatccgcctgcctcagcctcccaaagtgctgggattacaggcatgaaccaccatgcttggccttcttttttatttttttttgagacggagtctcgctctatcacccagcctggagtgcagtggtgtgatctcggctctctgcaagctccgcctcccaggttcacaccattcttctgtctcagtctcccgagtagctgggactacaggcgcccgccaccatgcccagctaattttttgtatttttagtagagacggggtttcaccgtgttagccaagatggtctcgatctcctgacctcacgatccacccgccttggcctcccaaagtgctgcaattacaggcgtgagccactgcccccggctgTCTAGGGCCTTTTCTATCTTTACTGGCCTCTGACTTCCTGAGTGGCCTTGGCCAGTCTATCTACCCATTACCCACTCTGTCCAATGAGGCACAAACCCGTCTGTCCATGCTTCCATCCATCTGCCAGAGCTCCCACCTATCTATCCACCTGTCCACAAACATAGCCTCCCAGGTCTTATGTATCAGGGCCCCTGTTTGCCTCCCATCCCCTCCACTTGCCTATTTGGGTTCCACTCACCAGCCACCAGTCATCCCGTATTGTCTGTCCGCTCTTCCATTCACTCAGGCTCTACTGATGCCAGACCCTGGGCAGAGTTGTATTAAAACCCtatcctggctgggcgtggtggctcacacctgtaatcccagcactttggaggctgaggcaggcaggtcacttgaggataggagtttgagaccagcctggccaacatggtgaaaccccatctctactaaaaatacaaaaattagccaggtgtggtggcaggcacctgtaatcctggctacttgggaggctgaggtaggagaattgcttgaacctgggaggtggaggttgtagtgagctgagatggcccacagcctgggcaacagaatgagactctgtctcagaaaaaaaaaagaccctgtctTTGGCCTCCAGGGGCTCACGATCTGCTCAGGGAGATAGGCATAATGGGCATTTTGGAAGGTGACCTAGAGTAGAGCACAGAGGGGAGGGATTCACTCCCTTCTGCAGAGACCTGGGTCTCCCCGCCATGGAACAGGGGAGCTGGGGTCTCTGAATGCCTCCCATGTGCATGGCTGCCTGGGCTCCACAGGTCATGTGGACATAGTGGTCCCTGTCCCCAAGGCGCTCCCAGCCAGGTCAGGGGGAGGTGCTATAATGTACATGCTGCTGTGTGTGGAGTTTGTAGTGGGCAGGGGGTCAGCCCTCAACAGGCAGAAGGACCCAGGACACACAGCTTTCTTGGGTGCTTCTGTTGTGTGCCATGAGGGGTGTTTACCGAGGAGAGCAGACGTGGCCCTATCCTGTCCTCCTGCTCCCTTGCTGGGCTCTGTCTTTTCTCAGGTGACATGGGCGTGGGGAGGTTCTGGCTGGGCACCCATCCAGGCTGCTCCTGTTCCAGGTATGCTGTGTGCTGTGGGCTCACCTGTTTCTCAGCCCCATACTGAGAACCTGGGGATTGCCTGGGCTCAGTACTTTCCTCTGGGCACCCAGTTCATGAGGGCCCTGTCTTGCAGCCACAGCGCCTTTGGATGGCCCAACGCTCTGCAGGCCTCTGAGCTCCCAAGGCTCATCTGGCCCCAGGTAGAGGGTGGCAGGACAGCCTTTGTGGGGCAGCTGAAGTTGTAGCCTGACCCTGCCCATGTGCCTCAGGCATCGTTGAACCTTCCCTGGTCCCGGCAAGAGCCTCTTGGGCATTGATTCTGGCTCTGCCTCCCACCTGCTGTGTGTCCTTGAGCAGGCCCCATCCTCCTCTGGGCCTCGGGCTCCCACAGATGGTGAGGGGCTGGCGGCACCAAGTGTCCTGAGTGCTCGAAAGACCCCCTGGTTCCTTGGTGGTGGAGGGCACGGGGGTGGGTCACCTTCGGATTCTCGTGTTTCGTGTCCTGGGCTGCGTgaatattggtctgaagttttggggctgagaaaAGGCTGAAAACCTTTGAGGGGCTCAGGGGCTTTGGGCTGCTTGGCTCTGCTGGCCCCTCTGGGTGTGTTAGAGGGAGGGGGCAGAACCCCGGGTGCACTTGCTTGTGGGGAACCCCTGTCCCACTGTCACCCCAGGATTAGGGGAGACTTTCAGAGGCAGTGGGGGCCTTGGGGTGCCACCCTGGGTCATTGGGTGGGTGCTGCCCTGTGGGAGCCAAGCCCTGGCTTCTTGCTGTGCCCAGACCTGGGCCCCAGCACCCTCCCTGCTTCAGAAACCCCAGAGCAGCTCCCACCCCGAGAGCCTCTCTCCCTGGGCTGGCACAGGCCTCCACCTGCTCCGCAGCTGCCGAGGGAAAGCTGGGTCAGTGCTTCTTGGAGCATCCCAGGTCTCAGGTGAGGCCTCTGTAAGGGGCTCGCAGTGACGTCTGTTTCCAATGAGCTGGGAAGAGTGGTTGGGAAATAGTGACATTGCCCGTGTGGTGGGCAGGGCCTTGCCGTGCCCTGGCAGTGGAGCTGCCCGGCCTGTGCTGGCCTCAGAGAGGGCGGGGGTCTCCCCAGAGGCACGGAAGGATGCAGAGCCTGGGCTCTGGGTGTGTGGGTACTGGGCTGTGCAGCAGAGGATGAGATCTTTCTCTGGCAGGGAGGGAGGTACCCTCTGACTCCATCTGCTGGTCAAACACTTCCTGGCTGGGTGACCCTGGGTGAGgaacttcacctctctgagcctcagagtcCCCAGCGGGGAGAGGGTGGTTATGAGGCCTGAATGAACTACCATAGCTCTGTCTTGCCTTAAACCCAATGCCATTCTGTGCTTCTAGGGAAACCCCTGCCCTCTTTGAGGCTAGCACAGCCAGGCACCCCCACCAGTGGGGCACAGTAGGGCACTGCCTGCCACATGGGCAAGGTTCTAACCACTACCCCTCAATGCTAGATGGCTGCCCAGGCCCTGAAACAGACAGATTCTCACCCCAGCTTGGGCTCATGGGAAGTGTGTGGCCGTGAGcaaatgacttaacctctctgaacttgaGTTTACTCAGCTGTGAAATGGTCATTGTAATATCCACTTGGCAGGGTGGTTGGGAGAATTAAACAAGAATGTataaaaaggccaggtgtggtaatcccagcactttggaaggccaaggcaggaggatcacttgagcccaggagtttgggaccagcctgggcaacaaagtgagaacctgtctttacaaaaaaaaaaaagtaaatacaaaaaattagccaggcgtggtggtgcaagcctgtagtcccagcttctcgagaggctgagctgggaggattgcttgagccccaggaggctgaggctgcagtgcagccaTGGTTATGCCACAgctgcacccagcctggtgacagaatgagactgtctccaaaaagtGTAAAAAGTATCCAGTGCAGTAACTGACACACGGGAAGAGCTctggaaaaggaaatggaaatgtttattgaatgactgAGTGCATCAGAGACGGAATTCAAGGAGACTGTCTCTTTGCCTGGGTCCTGCTGGCCCTGGAGTGCTGGCCTGCTTTCCATGTTCCCAAATATGAGGCTGCTGGGGTCTCACGTGCCCTCTTCCCAGGCTCACCCTCTGTCATGTCTCCTTCCCTTTAGTCCTCCTGCAAGGAGAATCCTTTTAACCGGAAGCCATCACCTGCAGCGTCCCCAGCCACAAAGAAGGCCACCAAGGGATCCAAGCCAGTGAGGCCACCTGCCCCTGGACACGGCTTTCCACTCATCAAACGCAAGGTACCAGCTGGGAGCCCCCCGAGACCAGGCTGGCCTGGGCTGGCAACCCCCACTCTGCAGCTGCAGTCTTCCCCTGGGACTCTAAGGAGGCTGGCTGGCTAGGCAGTGGGCCTCAGATGCTCAAGAGAGCACTCTTGGCGGCCCAACTGGAAGGTCTAGCTTGCAGCCTGGAGGGATTTGGAGCAGATCAGCCCTTCACCACCAAAAGCAGTGGGTGGTGCATTTAATTTGTTACTAACAAGTTCAAGTATCAAGCACTCATGATAACACTGCTACTTAAGCTGATTAGAGTGTTCTCAAGTTTATCTCTGTAATAAGGTCACTCTCACTGACATTGTGATACCCTTTCTGGAGTGGCAGAGAGGAGGCGTTTCCGTGAAGGGCAGGGAGTCATGCCACCTTCTGGAGTGTCTGTTGGTGCTGGGACCAGTGGCATGCAGGGTTGTGGCTGTCCCCACACTGGCCCCTTCCCCACTGGGACCCTGCCTTCTTACCAtgctggggtgggggacagggccCGGGCCCTGGAGCCACCAGTGGCCAATGCTGGCCAGAGAAGAGGGCAAGGCTCCTGGCAGCAACCAGGCAGGCCGTCAGGTGACCAGGCACTGTTGGGCAGGTCCAGGCTGACCAGTACATCCCTGAGGAGGACATCCATGGAGAGATGGATACCATTGAGCGCCGGCTGGATGCCCTGGAGCACCGTGGGGTGCTGCTGGAGGAGAAGCTGCGTGGCGGCCTGAATGGTGCGGGAGCGGCTGGGAGGGCctgctgggtggggctgggggcaggagccTCTATTCCCCGGGGAactgagccaggcatggcagcCAGCCCTGGCCTCAGTGGGTATCTGGCTTCCAGAGGGCCGTGAGGATGACATGCTGGTGGACTGGTTCAAGCTCATCCACGAGAAGCACCTACTGGTGCGGCGAGAGTCCGAGCTCATCTATGTGTGAGTCCCCCCGCCTGGGGCATCCCTCCCTGGAATCCGTAGAGCTTAGAATGGAGAACCCTTACCCTCTTCCCTCATCAGTAACAGCGCAGGGCAGGGCAGCCGGGGCTCGGGCAGAATTGTTAAGAGTCACCTTATTCCCACCCCTAGCTTCAAGCAGCAGAACCTGGAGCAGCGCCAGGCTGATGTCGAGTATGAGCTCCGGTGCCTCCTCAATAAGCCAGGTGAGTGCAGCCACTGGCACTCCCCTGGCACCTGCCCTGGGGCCTGGTGACACGGAGGAGTGGGGGAGCGGGCAGACAAAACCCCAGTAGGATGCACAGGCAGACTGGGGACAGGGCCAGAGGAGGAGGTGCGGGGCAGGGCTGTCTGGGTCACCCCCAAGGATGGGAGAGACTGTAACAGGCAGTAAGCTGGCTGGGGCTGTGGTAGGAGAAGGAACCGCACAGACAGTGTAGGGTGTGGACGTCCGAGGGACCAGGGATGACAGGCTCTCAGTGAATGAAGATCAGGCCCAGGACCAGCCCAGCCTGTTTTGTGCGTGGGTCAGACTGTTCCTTCTTCTGCcactaacttgctgtgtgaccttgggcaggatTCTTagcctcactgagcctcagtggCTTCAGGTGTAAGATGGGAATGAAGGTCCCCACGTCCTCGGGTGTTCTTGGGACCAGGAGACAGTGGACGTGGACTCTGTACCCTCTGAAGGGCTGATGGCTGATGGTTACCATGTGGCCGAGTTGGGGTTTGGTGAGGAGGGCTCCTCACACGCCCTGTGACCGTGGAATGCAGTGAACCGCAGCTGCAGGCAGAGACCCCAGGACTATGGAGATTCCAGAGTTGGGAGCCAAAGCTTTTGACCACTTTCTTATGGCTCAGGCATGGTGCCAGCCCTGGGCAAGGGCCATCTTGACAGATGGGAAGTGGAGGGCCAGAGAGGTCAAGGGACTTGGCTGTTGGTGACGGGGCTGGGCTTCCATCCATGTCTCTGATCTGGGGCTGTCCCTGCACACACAGCCCCTCCAGACTGTGGGGATGGTGGCAGGGGAACTGTCTACTGACTGGGgaatttgggaggctggagtgtcCCAGGGGAAGCCACAGAATGTCCCAGGCTTCCACTGCCTTGTGTGAGTCACTCCCAACTCTGCAGGAGGCTGGGGCGTGGCCACCACTCAGAGCCACAGCGGCGCCCTGTGGCCAGAGCGGGCACggctcctctgcctccctggctagCCCGGCCCCAGGGCTTACTGTGGCTTTTCCAGCCCCCGTGTGGTGGCTGTGCGTCCCGGGCTTGTCAGCCTGTCCCGGATGTTGCTTTTGGAAGGTGAAGCTGGTGTATGAGGCTCCGAGTACAGTACACCATGAGGGCCATTGCTTGGGGGCATCAGGCTGCCAGGTTCAAATACCAGCTCCACCTTCACTGTGTGACACTGGTCAAAGATTTCATgtccctgagtctcagtttccccacgtGTAGACTGGGGACATAACTTACCCAGGCCCCAGATATGGAAAATGGCAAAGTGGGATTCAAACTTGGGTGGTGATTTGGAGGCCCTGCTCTGTCCCCAGAACCAGGTTGGGCCACCTGCTCCTCAATTTTGGCAAGGTGAGGCCATAGGGGAAAGGGGCAGTGGCTGAGGGGGCTtcaggatatttatttatttattttgggggggggtatttatttatttattattattattttttttttgagacagagtctcactctgtcgcccaggctggagtgcagtggcgcgatctcggctcactgcaagctctgcctcccgggttcacgccattttcctgcctgagcctcccaagtaactgggactacaggcgcctgccaccacgcccggctaattttttgtgtttttagtagagaccaggtttcaccatgttagccaggatggtctcgatctcctgaccttgtgatccacccaccttagcctcccaaagtgctgggattacaggcatgagccactgcgcctggctctatttatttatttattttattttatttatttatttatttttattttattttttgagatggagtctcactctgttgcccaggctggagggcagtggcacaatctcggctcactgcaagctccgcctccccaggttgacaccattctcctgcctcagcctccctagtagctgggactacaggcacctgccaccccgcccggctaattgtttgtatttttagtagagacggggtttcaccatgttagccaggatggtctcgatctcctgacctcgtgatccacccgcctccgcctcccaaagtgctaggattacaggcgtgagccaccgcgccaagcccTGGCcctatttgttattattattattttattttattttatttttttgagtcagagtctcgctctgtcgcctaggctggagtgcagtggcacgatcttggcttactgcacgctccgcctcctgggtttacgccattctcctgcctcagcctcccgtgtagctgggactacaggcgcccgccaccacacccggctaatttttgtatttttagtagagacaaggtttcatcgtgttagccaggatggtcttgatctcctgacctcgtgatccgcccacctcggcctcccaaagtgctgggattacaggcgtgagccaccgcacccggcctattatttttttgagatggagtgtcactgtgacatccaggctgaagtgcaatggcgtgaactcagctcactgcaacctccgcctcccaggttcaagcgattttcctgcctcagcctccccagtagctgggattacaggcgcccaccaccacgcttggctaaggatatttacttttttttttttttttttgagacagagtctcactctgttgcccaggctggagtgcagtggcgtgatctgagctcactgcaacctccacctcccaggttcaagcaattctcctgcctcagcctccctagtagctgggatttcaggtgtgtgccaccacaccccgctaatttttgtatttttagtagagacgaggtttcaccatttggccaggctggtctcgaactcctgacctctggtgatccacctgcctcggcctcccaaagtgctgggattacaggagtgagccaccgggcccggcctagGATATTTATTTGAAGCCAGGGAAGCCTGTGGCGGTAGATGTTGTGGAGGGAAGGCCAAGTGTGGGCACTCATCCCTGGAGCctgcaggctgggggagggggaaataCTAGGGCCCCAGTGGGCCCCTGGGGGTGGTCCTGTGGGTTGGCTGGGGCCTTGAGAGGAAAGGAGGCAGGAGGGGCAGCAGGTGTGCCCAGCTTCAGGGGAGCCTCCTGCTGGGCTCCCTGCCCCCAGCATCCCCTCTAGTCTACCTTCCTCCACAGCCTTGGATAAATGTCCCAGTATGTCACTTGGGTTGTGTTGCTTCTCCTGCTGGAGGAGCCCTGGGGTTCCCTGTTGTCTCCTCGCCCCTGCCCCACTCTGTCCCTCCTGAATCTTGCCTCCCGCCAGAAGCCACCTagtgaacatttgttgaatggatgaat from Homo sapiens chromosome 22, GRCh38.p14 Primary Assembly includes these protein-coding regions:
- the MICALL1 gene encoding MICAL-like protein 1 isoform X2; translation: MAGPRGALLAWCRRQCEGYRGVEIRDLSSSFRDGLAFCAILHRHRPDLLDFDSLSKDNVFENNRLAFEVAEKELGIPALLDPNDMVSMSVPDCLSIMTYVSQYYNHFCSPGQAGVSPPRKGLAPCSPPSVAPTPVEPEDVAQGEELSSGSLSEQGTGQTPSSTCAACQQHVHLVQRYLADGRLYHRHCFRCRRCSSTLLPGAYENGPEEGTFVCAEHCARLGPGTRSGTRPGPFSQPKQQHQQQLAEDAKDVPGGGPSSSAPAGAEADGPKASPEARPQIPTKPRVPGKLQELASPPAGRPTPAPRKASESTTPAPPTPRPRSSLQQENLVEQAGSSSLVNGRLHELPVPKPRGTPKPSEGTPAPRKDPPWITLVQAEPKKKPAPLPPSSSPGPPSQDSRQVENGGTEEVAQPSPTASLESKPYNPFEEEEEDKEEEAPAAPSLATSPALGHPESTPKSLHPWYGITPTSSPKTKKRPAPRAPSASPLDNVFGSIISISHEEINWCPAVPVPELVAARAACSSPLPPHCRSGAEEGPPLFLWHSQALHASRLSHSEPPSATPSPALSVESLSSESASQTAGAELLEPPAVPKSSSEPAVHAPGTPGNPVSLSTNSSLASSGELVEPRVEQMPQASPGLAPRTRGSSGPQPAKPCSGATPTPLLLVGDRSPVPSPGSSSPQLQSSCKENPFNRKPSPAASPATKKATKGSKPVRPPAPGHGFPLIKRKVQADQYIPEEDIHGEMDTIERRLDALEHRGVLLEEKLRGGLNEGREDDMLVDWFKLIHEKHLLVRRESELIYVFKQQNLEQRQADVEYELRCLLNKPEKDWTEEDRAREKVLMQELVTLIEQRNAIINCLDEDRQREEEEDKMLEAMIKKKGEALAGDEAEFQREAEPEGKKKGKFKTMKMLKLLGNKRDAKSKSPRDKS
- the MICALL1 gene encoding MICAL-like protein 1 isoform 1 (isoform 1 is encoded by transcript variant 1) is translated as MAGPRGALLAWCRRQCEGYRGVEIRDLSSSFRDGLAFCAILHRHRPDLLDFDSLSKDNVFENNRLAFEVAEKELGIPALLDPNDMVSMSVPDCLSIMTYVSQYYNHFCSPGQAGVSPPRKGLAPCSPPSVAPTPVEPEDVAQGEELSSGSLSEQGTGQTPSSTCAACQQHVHLVQRYLADGRLYHRHCFRCRRCSSTLLPGAYENGPEEGTFVCAEHCARLGPGTRSGTRPGPFSQPKQQHQQQLAEDAKDVPGGGPSSSAPAGAEADGPKASPEARPQIPTKPRVPGKLQELASPPAGRPTPAPRKASESTTPAPPTPRPRSSLQQENLVEQAGSSSLVNGRLHELPVPKPRGTPKPSEGTPAPRKDPPWITLVQAEPKKKPAPLPPSSSPGPPSQDSRQVENGGTEEVAQPSPTASLESKPYNPFEEEEEDKEEEAPAAPSLATSPALGHPESTPKSLHPWYGITPTSSPKTKKRPAPRAPSASPLDNVFGSIISISHEEINWCPAVPVPELVAARAACSSPLPPHCRSGAEEGPPLFLWHSQALHASRLSHSEPPSATPSPALSVESLSSESASQTAGAELLEPPAVPKSSSEPAVHAPGTPGNPVSLSTNSSLASSGELVEPRVEQMPQASPGLAPRTRGSSGPQPAKPCSGATPTPLLLVGDRSPVPSPGSSSPQLQVKSSCKENPFNRKPSPAASPATKKATKGSKPVRPPAPGHGFPLIKRKVQADQYIPEEDIHGEMDTIERRLDALEHRGVLLEEKLRGGLNEGREDDMLVDWFKLIHEKHLLVRRESELIYVFKQQNLEQRQADVEYELRCLLNKPEKDWTEEDRAREKVLMQELVTLIEQRNAIINCLDEDRQREEEEDKMLEAMIKKKEFQREAEPEGKKKGKFKTMKMLKLLGNKRDAKSKSPRDKS
- the MICALL1 gene encoding MICAL-like protein 1 isoform X1, yielding MAGPRGALLAWCRRQCEGYRGVEIRDLSSSFRDGLAFCAILHRHRPDLLDFDSLSKDNVFENNRLAFEVAEKELGIPALLDPNDMVSMSVPDCLSIMTYVSQYYNHFCSPGQAGVSPPRKGLAPCSPPSVAPTPVEPEDVAQGEELSSGSLSEQGTGQTPSSTCAACQQHVHLVQRYLADGRLYHRHCFRCRRCSSTLLPGAYENGPEEGTFVCAEHCARLGPGTRSGTRPGPFSQPKQQHQQQLAEDAKDVPGGGPSSSAPAGAEADGPKASPEARPQIPTKPRVPGKLQELASPPAGRPTPAPRKASESTTPAPPTPRPRSSLQQENLVEQAGSSSLVNGRLHELPVPKPRGTPKPSEGTPAPRKDPPWITLVQAEPKKKPAPLPPSSSPGPPSQDSRQVENGGTEEVAQPSPTASLESKPYNPFEEEEEDKEEEAPAAPSLATSPALGHPESTPKSLHPWYGITPTSSPKTKKRPAPRAPSASPLDNVFGSIISISHEEINWCPAVPVPELVAARAACSSPLPPHCRSGAEEGPPLFLWHSQALHASRLSHSEPPSATPSPALSVESLSSESASQTAGAELLEPPAVPKSSSEPAVHAPGTPGNPVSLSTNSSLASSGELVEPRVEQMPQASPGLAPRTRGSSGPQPAKPCSGATPTPLLLVGDRSPVPSPGSSSPQLQVKSSCKENPFNRKPSPAASPATKKATKGSKPVRPPAPGHGFPLIKRKVQADQYIPEEDIHGEMDTIERRLDALEHRGVLLEEKLRGGLNEGREDDMLVDWFKLIHEKHLLVRRESELIYVFKQQNLEQRQADVEYELRCLLNKPEKDWTEEDRAREKVLMQELVTLIEQRNAIINCLDEDRQREEEEDKMLEAMIKKKGEALAGDEAEFQREAEPEGKKKGKFKTMKMLKLLGNKRDAKSKSPRDKS